In the Candidatus Nezhaarchaeales archaeon genome, ATACACAAATTAAAATAAAACAAAAGAAGCTTAAAGAATTAAACCATAAAGCTAAATATTTTTATTTCGTTAGAATGACGTCAAGAGAGACAATCAAATACCATTCAGTTGTATATCGCTATGAATGTTTAAAGTTACGTAACCGTTACGACGTTCTCCTTCTAGTAATAGGTCTAAGCTTGCCTACTAGGATTGCAGTTACTCAGTAAGCTGAGTACTTTGCTTCTTGTATCGCTTAGCCTTGCCAACTTGCATTAAGACAGAAATGGCATCCTCCATATAAATATGGGGTTCAAACCGAGGAGTGAAATAGACTTTATATGTAAAAAGAGCAAAGATTTTAGCGACTTTTAGCCGAAAAAGGCGCTCAATTCTGCCTATTTTTAGGCTTTTGAGATGGTGCCGGGGGAGGGATTTGAACCCTCGGCAATCCGGTCTTTAGCCTCCCATAAAGGGAATCAGCCGGACGCTCTCCCAGGTTCCTCCCCATACAATATGGGACTGAGCTACCCCGGCGGTCATCATAAAAATGGGGAAGGATCTATATTAAGCTCACTCTTTTCAACATATTTATAAAGTTCACGGGTTTTAACCATGCAGCTTTACGTTACCCATTACTAATATAATGGATGTAACGACCACCTCTTAATCAACGCGTACCTTTACTGACCTCCAAGTTTATGGCCTTTAACCTATACGTTTTGCCTCGCTTCTCCACTATTCCTTGAGCGGATAATTCTTCAAGAACTCTTAAGACCTCCATTAACTGTCTCCCTAGCTTTTTAGCTAAAAGAAGTGCCGCTATTCCATCCTGTCCCTTTAAAGCCTCAATAACTGCTTCACGAAGATCTTCGCTCATTAAGCCCTCACACTGAATTTGACGCGCTAACCTATTTAAGCCCAACAAATCAGGTTAAAGTTAATATCAAGTGTATAAATGCTACCTTCGCTTTGCCGACGTGGAGGTAAGAGTGAACCACGACTTAGTTAAGGTATAACTATAAATGAGATGGACGGCGAGGCAAATTTACTTTTATGTAAAGGCCTTCTTTAAATAAGTCAGCGAAACTTAGAGTTTGTCCCTTAAGCTTTAAGGGACAGGTTAGTTTCTGTCCTACATCGTTCCCGTTAAACCTAGTAAGAATATTGTTCTTGGAGATAACCAATTAAGCGTCTTCCCTCTAAAACCCTTCTAGAGCAACTTGAGGGGTTAAGTACCATTATGGGAGAACTTCGCTACCGGTGGATAATGCTGGGTTTAGCGTTTTTTACAGCGTTCACATTACACCTTTATGTTTTTTCCCATGGCCCAGTGATTCCGTATGTTATTTTAGAAATGGGTTTAACGCATACTCAAGCAGGCTCTCTGTTTTCCATGTGCATTTTAACTTTAGCCCTAACCAGAATTGGGTGGGGGCCGCTTCTTGATCGCTTTACGCTTAAAGCTATCATGGGCTTAATGGCCACATTAATTGGAGTTTTTAACCTTTTAAGAAGCTATGCTTGGAACTACGAAACACTATTAGTTATTCAATTGGCTCTAGGGGCAGCCCTCGGGTCAATTATGCCCTGCTTACCTAAGCTAGTGGCCACCTGTTTTCCTCGTAAGGAGGAAAGCCTTGCAACTGGGCTTTACATGACCGGCTTCGCGAGTGGAGGCATGGTCGGGCTGGGCTTAACGGCATGGCTACTTGATTGGACAGGTAGTTGGAGAACAACTTTAAGCGTTTATAGCCTTTGCTCATTACTTTTAGCCGTCGCTTGGTTAACGGTTAAACAACCCGGCGAAGGGAGAAGGCGCGATATAAAGCTTAGAACGTCAGTGATGAAAGATTTTACCACTATAATAAAAATGAGGAAGGTTTGGGTTTTAACCGGGCTTTTTCTATGCTCTGGTGGATGTTACGACACCGCTTCGTTTTGGCTTCCCTACATACTTCAGCTTAAAGGTACGCCTCACACAGTTATTGGGCCGCTTTCATTGTTACTCCCGCTAGGCTTCTTAGTTGCGGGTCCAATCGTGGGTATACTATCGGATCGAGTAGGTAAGAGGAGGCTTATTATGGCTATACTAGGTTTAATATGCGGTTTAATGGTGCTCTTGATAGGGGTAACCGTAGGCTTAACCTTGTACGTGGCTATCTTCCTAGTGGGCTTTTGCTCTATTGGCGTCTTAACACTAGTACTTGCCATCCCCACCAGGTTGGAGGAAGGACGTATAACTGCTAGCGTGGTTGGATTAATGTCCTCGGTTGGTAACATCGGCACCATAGCTATGCCAGTACTGATGGGCTACGTTAAGGACGTCACCGGTTCATTCCTCCCAGCTTTAGCTCTACTAGCCCTTATGGCGGAGGGGATGTTCATCTTAAGCGTATTAGTATACGATGCGAGCTCCTAGCAAACGCTAAATTTAAATAAGCGCTAGCGTGTCAACGCTTCACGTTTAAACCCGGAGGTACTGGGCGAGGGTAAGGATCTGGAGGTGAAAACATGTCGTTAACCGAGTTCTTTAAGACGCATAAGCAATGCTCCAAATGTAAAGCGTATAATGGCTTGAAAGCCACCACTTGCTGGCGATGCGGTGCAAGGCTTCACTAGATTCCTTAAGTTGGTTAAGAAGGTTTACGCGTACAACCGGCTTCATCGTGATGTCTTAACGTCTCTTCACAATCTTTAAATAATTTAGGTTTACCCTCCAAGTGTAAAAGAGGATGGAGATGCGTAGGGAAACCTTAGCTCTTATAGGTAGTGGTGTTTGTGTATGGTTTCCGGGCGCCGTAACGTTTAGTCTAATAGGTTTGCTCGTACCAGTATGGGTAGAAATATTTAATGTTGGACTAGGGCTCTTAGGGTTGATTACGACGTTTCTCTTAGCGTCTTTAGGGTTTTTCATGTTTCTCGGTGGTAGATGGTCTGATAGATACGGAGCTAGAAGCGTTATAACGGCTGGTATCACCGTATGTACAACTTCCTTACCCCTATTCGCGTACTCACCAAGTGTTTACGCGTTATACATAGCTGCCTTCATATGGGGCGCTGGAACCTGTTTAGTCTACATACCTTCACTAAGTACCGCGCAAAAATGGTTCCCTAAAAGGAAGGGATGGCGTCAGAAGCGGTTAATACGCTCTTCGGTATATCAGCAGCCTTCACGGTTCCCGTTTTCCGCTATTACCTTGATTACTTAGGCTACCCTTTAACCATAATCATTACGGCGGTGATTAACGCGCTGGTTAGCATAGAGTTCGTCCAATTTGTAGAGTTCCCGGAGGGGTTTAAAGCCGCTGAACCAGTTAGGGGCCAACCTAAGGGAAGTGAAGCATCCTATAGTTTAAGGGAGGCGGTAAAAACTAGGTCCTTCTGGCTGGTTTGGCTTACCTGGGCTTTATGTGGAGGAGCTGGAATAGGGATGGTGGTGCATTCAACCTCGATCAGTTTAAGCTTTGACCTTCCTGTATCGATCGCAACTACAGCTTTAGCCACCTTCAACTTAACGAACGGCTTAAGTAGAATCATAAGCGGGGCTCTATCAGATAAGGTTGGCAGGGTAACAGTTATGTCCTTAGCTTACGCGGCGGGAGCGGTAGGCTTTTTCCTTTTAATCACTACGGGTAGAAATCATCTATTAGTAATATTGTCTAATCTACTCGTAGGGTTTGCATTTGGAACTTTATTCGCAGTTTCAGCCCCCTTCATCATGGACTGCTTTGGGGTGAGGCACTACGGGTCCATTTTTGTTTTACCTTTACAGCGTACGGCTTTGTTGGAAGCTGGCTAGGACCATACGTGGGCGGGCTCCTATACGATACAACCGGAAACTACATCACAACGTGCTTACTCTTCAGCATCTACTGCTTAACATCAGCCATCCTAATACTATTCACTAAACACTCGCTTAGGTTAACGCGTAGATGATGAGCCTCTTAAAGTTAAAGCCTGTTTAACCTAACGATTAACGCCACCAATCAGTACCTTTAACTCGCGGTAGGTTTACACGACTCATAAAGTCGTATGGGCTTAGTCCTTAGTAACATCTATAAACATCTACCCGCTAATCTATAGTGGTGTTGCTTTATGAAGGGACAGCTTAAAGGGTATTGCCTACCTTTAAGCCCGGAGGGTAAAGCTTCAGCTTTAGATCCTCCACCTTGGCATTATGGAGGCGATGTACTCACAATAGTTTTTGAGGCTGATAAAGCCGAGGTTAATAAACTTTTAACCCCACCGCTTGAGCCGGGTCTAAACCAAGGGCTAAGTCTCGCTTGGTTTGTTGAGTGGACTTCGGTCAGTGAAGTAAGACCGGAACTCGCTTACATGAACCCCGAGCGTACACAGTATAAAGAGTTCTTTGTAGCGGTAAACTGTCAATATATGGGTAGGCCGGGATTCACGGTTCCATATATATGGGTTGATAACGACTTTACGCTTCTACGTGGATGGTTCCAAGGTTTTCCTAAAAAGCTTGGAAGGATATGGGTTACAAAGCTTCATCCTTTAAACCCAGCCTTAGGTGGGGTGAGGGTAGGCGCAAAGCTTAGCGGTATATGTGAAAGCCATGGCGAACGGATAGCTACCGGAACCGTTGAGTTAACTGGGAAAGCTAGCGTTGAGGAGCTTCCTAAGCTTAGATTTTACCTACTTAGACACTTCCCTGGTATTGAGGACCCGAATAAACCATCTGTATATGAACTCGTAGAAAGTGTGGTTAAAAACTTAAGGTTCGGAGACGTATGGAAGGGTACAGCGTCATTAACCTTTAACGAGTCCGAACTTGAAGAAGTAGCTAAGCTTAAACCAGTTAAGATCTTAGCCGGCTACTATTTCAGCGTAGGCCTTACCATTGAAGGAGGGAGGGTTCTCCGTAGATTCTTATAAGCAAGCACCGCAGAACCTTTTCTTCCTCTTTAAAAAGAGAGGGTTTAGGTTAAACATCAAGTTCGCTGAGGTTTATCGCTAGCGAGAATCCCCGCTTTAGCTACGTTCTCCCTAGGGAGGTCTATGTAAACCACGATGACGTCCTCCCTTGAAACCTTAGCTATATCCGTAAAGGCCTTGGTTATAGCTTCAGACAACTTCTTCTTCTGTTCTACCGTCCTCCCCTCAAACCAGTAGACGGTGACTAAGGGCGTAAACACCACCAAAATAAACTATAAGCTAAGCCCTATATACCTAAGGGATTAAAACTAAGTTCATCAGGCTTTTAAGGCAAGTTTAACTAACTACGATTTCCCAAGATCTTCATGAAACAAAAAGAGCAAATCCCCCATTTTATTCTAAACAGCTTCAATCGTTGATGGCGGTTTCGAGGTTATATTGTAGGTGACGCTCACTACACCCGGGACTTCAGATACTATCCTTTCCGCTAGCCTCTTTAATTTTTGCCAAGGCAATTCTGTCGGAGTAGCGGTTCTAGCATCAATACTGTTCCAGCATCTAACTTCAATCTGGAAACCTAACTCCCTTCTCCCTTCCCTCACTCCGGTCACTTTATCCTCATGCAGGATCGCCAAGTATTGAAAAGCACCAGTTCCTTTCAGCTCCTCTTCAACAATAGCCGTAGCCTTCCTTACCAGTGCTACTTTCTCGGCCGTAACCTCCCCGATTATCCTAGCAGCTAAAGCAGGTCCTGGAAAAGGTATTCGATTACAAATTGATTCCGGCAGACCAAGGGCTCTACCAACCTTTCTCACACCGTCCTTTCGTAGCTGCTTTAATGGCTCTATAACCTTATACCCATATTCCTTCTCAGTATCAATCCCCACCTGAGTAAGAACGTTATGTTGTAGTTTTATACCAGCAACAGTCTCCTCAATATCAGTTAATATAGTACCATGTAAGAGGAATTTAGCGCCACTTTCTCTAATTAAGCGGGCAAGGACTCTCTCATAAAAAGCCTGACGAATGGTTTTCCTTTTCTCCTCAGGATCAGTAACTCCTTTTAACGCCTCAAAAAATTCTTTCCGAGCGTCGACCACCTTAACATTAATCCCCAGTTCTTTAAAAACATCAACGATTTGCTCCGGTTCACCTTCCCGCATCAAACCATTATTAATGAAAAATACGCTAAGCCTTTCACCCAACGCTCTATGAGCTAACACCGCAGTAGTTGAAGAATCAATGCCACCAGAAAGAGCAACAATCGCCTTAGCATCTCCCACGATTTTTCGGATTTCATCTACCTTTTCTTCGATGAATTTTTCCGGATCCAATCCTTCTGCCTCTATTTCTTTAACCTCCAATTCCTCGTATCCCTCCGACAAAGTATCAACTAAATTAGATTTAAATTTTCGTTGATTTCGGATCTAGCATAATCGAAAAGAATACAATAGAGATGCTGACGTCTTCTACGAATCCGGAAGGTGGTGCGGCCGCCGGGATTTGAACCCGGGTCCTCAGCGTGGCAGGCTGATGTCCTAACCAAGCTAGACTACGGCCGCCTCCTTCAGGTAGGATTGCCTTAGGCTATGCTTAGGTTTCTTATAGTTTACTCGATAATTTAAGTTTTAGGTTTCTTATAGAAGCCGTTGCAAAACTCTTAATGAATGCTTTACTAGTTAACTTAGGTAGTGGAGTTTTGCAATAAGCTCATAGTTTACTCGTTTAAGTAAAATTCGTCTGAAAACTCTTAAGCTATTCCTAAGGCTTCGGTATGTTGGGTTGGCCAGCTTTATTAGGAGTTTTCGGGTGGGTTTCTAGGTAAAATAAAAGTTTTTATAAGGTTCGCGTAAAGTGATGGTAGGGGCCGTAGGCTAGCTTGGCCTAGACTGCGAGGCTTGGGCCCTCGTGACCCCGGTTCAAAAGGGGATTTAAACCTCCTGAAATTCCGGGCGGCCCCATTACTATGGTTTTACTCCTCGAGCTATGAATAGCCTTTTAAAGTGGTACTTAACCAATTTTTAAGGTTTTGAGGGGTAAGCTTTGGGATATGACGTAATCATTATCGGTTGCGGTCCTGCCGGAATTTTTACGGCTTTGGAGCTCATGGAGTATGATGTACGTGTTTTAATGCTTGACCGAGGGCCGGATCTAGATAAGCGTAGATGTCCAGCTAATCGGGGGGTCAGCTGTATCCGCTGTGATCCATGCTTAATGCTTAGCGGTTGGGGTGGGGCTGGAGCGTTTAGTGACGGTAAGCTTACGCTTTCACCTAGCGTAGGGGGTTGGCTCGCTGATTACGTAGGTGTTAAGGAGTTAAACGAGTTGATTAACTACGTTGATAGTACGTACGTTAAGTTCGGAGCCTCTGAAAAGCTCTACGGAACCGACTTGGATCGGATTGATGAAATCCATAGAAAGGCAGCGCTTTCCGGGTTGAAGCTAGTCCCTGTTAAGATTAGACATCTAGGGACTGAGAAGTGCTTAGAGGTGCTTAAGGCTATGAGGGTTAAGCTTAATGAAAAAGTTGAGGTTAAGGTGAATGCAGAAGTAGAGTCGCTTATCATTGAAAGCGGCGCGGTTAAAGGAGTTAAGACGGCTAATGGGGAGGAGTTTAAAGGTAGCTACGTTGTTGTCGCTCCCGGTCGAAGTGGTGCTAAATGGCTTAAAAGTGAGGCGCAAAGACTTGGCCTTAAAACGATTAATAACCCGGTGGACGTCGGAATTAGGGTTGAAGTACCAGCGCCAGTATTTGAGGGGTTAAGCGAAGTATTATATGAGCCAAAGTTTGTTTTTTACTCGAAATCCTTTGACGATAAGGTTAGGACGTTCTGTTTTAACCCTTACGGCGAGGTTATAACTGAGGCCTACGAGGACGTAATAATGGTTAATGGACAGAGCTACGCCGATAAGAAAACGCATAATAGCAACTTCGCGGTGCTAGTGAGTACGTCGTTTACGGAGCCCTTTAAGGATCCTATAGCCTACGGTATGTATCTAGCCAGACTAGCCAACCTAATAAGTGGGGGGGTTATAGTGCAAAGGCTCGGTGATTTAAAGCGTGGAAGAAGATCTACGGAGGAAAGGATTGGTAGAAGCCCCGTCCAACCAACGCTTACTACCGCCACCCCTGGAGACTTAAGCTTCGTACTCCCGTATAGGTACTTATCTAATATTCTGGAGATGCTTCAAGCAATGGATCAAGTAGCGCCAGGCGTATACTCCGATTTCACCTTGCTATACGGGGTTGAAGCCAAGTTTTACTCTTCAAGGCTTGAGGTCACTAATAGCTTAGAGGTTAAAGGGGTTAAAAACCTCTTCACGGTTGGTGACGGAGCCGGTATTACGCGTGGACTTGTTCAAGCGTCAGCCTCTGGGGTTATCGCTGCAAGGGAGATCCTAAAACGGATTGGTTTAAAGCGTTAAACGATAGTTACTCCTAAGGCTTCCTTAACGAAGTTCATAGCCTCCTCCCTGCTAACCCTATGGTTAACCCCTATGGTCGACCTTTTACGCCTCCTTCTTGCTACACGGTAGCCGGGTCGCTCAATGGATACGCATACATCGAAGCCGAAAATCCCTAGGTCTGGATCATACTTAGTGTTAGGGAGAAGTATATGCTCCTTAACTCCGAAGGCAAAGTTACCGTGTTCATCAAACGATGAAGCTTTAACCTTATAGTCGATGGCGGCCAATGCCTCCTTAAGGAAGCTTATAGCTTTCTGCCCCCTCAAGGTTGCTACGCAGGCTATACTTTCCCCTTTTTTAATCCCGAAGTCCTTGATGGTTCTCTTAGCAGCCCTAAGGCTTGGCCTCTGGCCGACCAATTCCTCTAGTACCTTAGCGGCTTTAGCCAATCTTTCACCGGATCGGCCTACGGCCATGTTAACGGTTACTTTACCTACCTTTAAGCGACGCATAGGATTTACGGCTTCAGCCACGCATAGCCCACCCCGGCAAGCTTATAAGGGGAGCCTCACGGCCTACGGGGAATACGTACTCGTAGGGGGTAGTGAAATGGTCCCCCTCCTTTCCTTCAAGGGTTACTAGCATAGCTTTCTTAGCTGGACCACCAGATATTTCAAGTATTTTACCTGCAAGTCCTACATTTTTGCCACCTATTATAATAGCGAAAACGCCTTTCTCAAGTTTTACGTGATCCGCTATCGCTCGGTCGGGTAAGGTTAGCTTTAATACGTCATACGTCTGATAAAGGTCCTCGGTCGGATTTTGCGGGTTAGATACCTTTACTAGGTAGTTGCTTCCATCATGAAGGTTAAGCTGTAGGTGCCCTCCACGCGTAGTCGTTTTATCCTCAATTCTACATAGCTTAAAGCTAGCCTCATCCACCGTTACTTCATGAGGGTATAGACCGTATCGCGGGTGCGGCAGTATCCTATAGGCCTTGCCTACGTCACGGATTTCGACCGTGTCCATTAAGCCCACCGGATACCTATAATCTCTTCTAGGTTTACCGTCTACCTTTACCTTGCCGCTACTTATCACAATCTTACCCTCCCTAGCAGTTTCCACCATCCCAAGTACGTCGCGAAGAAGCACTATTAGCGGAATGCAACCATAAAGCGGATGAGGGCCCGGAGTTGGATGCACCGCCCATTTATACTCTTTTACGTGTAAACGCCAGAAGCGAGGAGCCCCATAGCGCTTCAACCTTAATGTGCCGCCCATCCTACCCATGTACTCCACCCGCCTTACGCTCCACAGCTTTTTTCCGTAGTTCATCGGATAAATCGAGCTTAGTTATAACCACCTTTGACGCCGCTATGGGTACGAATACCTCAGTACCATCAGCCTTTTTCATCGTCACCCCCTCTATATGGATTCTCCCAGTTTCCGGTATGGA is a window encoding:
- a CDS encoding MFS transporter — encoded protein: MLGLAFFTAFTLHLYVFSHGPVIPYVILEMGLTHTQAGSLFSMCILTLALTRIGWGPLLDRFTLKAIMGLMATLIGVFNLLRSYAWNYETLLVIQLALGAALGSIMPCLPKLVATCFPRKEESLATGLYMTGFASGGMVGLGLTAWLLDWTGSWRTTLSVYSLCSLLLAVAWLTVKQPGEGRRRDIKLRTSVMKDFTTIIKMRKVWVLTGLFLCSGGCYDTASFWLPYILQLKGTPHTVIGPLSLLLPLGFLVAGPIVGILSDRVGKRRLIMAILGLICGLMVLLIGVTVGLTLYVAIFLVGFCSIGVLTLVLAIPTRLEEGRITASVVGLMSSVGNIGTIAMPVLMGYVKDVTGSFLPALALLALMAEGMFILSVLVYDASS
- a CDS encoding MFS transporter, which translates into the protein MASEAVNTLFGISAAFTVPVFRYYLDYLGYPLTIIITAVINALVSIEFVQFVEFPEGFKAAEPVRGQPKGSEASYSLREAVKTRSFWLVWLTWALCGGAGIGMVVHSTSISLSFDLPVSIATTALATFNLTNGLSRIISGALSDKVGRVTVMSLAYAAGAVGFFLLITTGRNHLLVILSNLLVGFAFGTLFAVSAPFIMDCFGVRHYGSIFVLPLQRTALLEAG
- a CDS encoding acetoacetate decarboxylase family protein — encoded protein: MKGQLKGYCLPLSPEGKASALDPPPWHYGGDVLTIVFEADKAEVNKLLTPPLEPGLNQGLSLAWFVEWTSVSEVRPELAYMNPERTQYKEFFVAVNCQYMGRPGFTVPYIWVDNDFTLLRGWFQGFPKKLGRIWVTKLHPLNPALGGVRVGAKLSGICESHGERIATGTVELTGKASVEELPKLRFYLLRHFPGIEDPNKPSVYELVESVVKNLRFGDVWKGTASLTFNESELEEVAKLKPVKILAGYYFSVGLTIEGGRVLRRFL
- a CDS encoding tautomerase family protein gives rise to the protein MVFTPLVTVYWFEGRTVEQKKKLSEAITKAFTDIAKVSREDVIVVYIDLPRENVAKAGILASDKPQRT
- a CDS encoding asparagine synthase-related protein; this translates as MEVKEIEAEGLDPEKFIEEKVDEIRKIVGDAKAIVALSGGIDSSTTAVLAHRALGERLSVFFINNGLMREGEPEQIVDVFKELGINVKVVDARKEFFEALKGVTDPEEKRKTIRQAFYERVLARLIRESGAKFLLHGTILTDIEETVAGIKLQHNVLTQVGIDTEKEYGYKVIEPLKQLRKDGVRKVGRALGLPESICNRIPFPGPALAARIIGEVTAEKVALVRKATAIVEEELKGTGAFQYLAILHEDKVTGVREGRRELGFQIEVRCWNSIDARTATPTELPWQKLKRLAERIVSEVPGVVSVTYNITSKPPSTIEAV
- a CDS encoding NAD(P)/FAD-dependent oxidoreductase encodes the protein MGYDVIIIGCGPAGIFTALELMEYDVRVLMLDRGPDLDKRRCPANRGVSCIRCDPCLMLSGWGGAGAFSDGKLTLSPSVGGWLADYVGVKELNELINYVDSTYVKFGASEKLYGTDLDRIDEIHRKAALSGLKLVPVKIRHLGTEKCLEVLKAMRVKLNEKVEVKVNAEVESLIIESGAVKGVKTANGEEFKGSYVVVAPGRSGAKWLKSEAQRLGLKTINNPVDVGIRVEVPAPVFEGLSEVLYEPKFVFYSKSFDDKVRTFCFNPYGEVITEAYEDVIMVNGQSYADKKTHNSNFAVLVSTSFTEPFKDPIAYGMYLARLANLISGGVIVQRLGDLKRGRRSTEERIGRSPVQPTLTTATPGDLSFVLPYRYLSNILEMLQAMDQVAPGVYSDFTLLYGVEAKFYSSRLEVTNSLEVKGVKNLFTVGDGAGITRGLVQASASGVIAAREILKRIGLKR
- a CDS encoding 50S ribosomal protein L5 — protein: MAEAVNPMRRLKVGKVTVNMAVGRSGERLAKAAKVLEELVGQRPSLRAAKRTIKDFGIKKGESIACVATLRGQKAISFLKEALAAIDYKVKASSFDEHGNFAFGVKEHILLPNTKYDPDLGIFGFDVCVSIERPGYRVARRRRKRSTIGVNHRVSREEAMNFVKEALGVTIV
- a CDS encoding 30S ribosomal protein S4e is translated as MNYGKKLWSVRRVEYMGRMGGTLRLKRYGAPRFWRLHVKEYKWAVHPTPGPHPLYGCIPLIVLLRDVLGMVETAREGKIVISSGKVKVDGKPRRDYRYPVGLMDTVEIRDVGKAYRILPHPRYGLYPHEVTVDEASFKLCRIEDKTTTRGGHLQLNLHDGSNYLVKVSNPQNPTEDLYQTYDVLKLTLPDRAIADHVKLEKGVFAIIIGGKNVGLAGKILEISGGPAKKAMLVTLEGKEGDHFTTPYEYVFPVGREAPLISLPGWAMRG